One genomic window of Glycine soja cultivar W05 chromosome 9, ASM419377v2, whole genome shotgun sequence includes the following:
- the LOC114368259 gene encoding probable 60S ribosomal protein L14, whose protein sequence is FLSLSFSLYATSSLSYCRILTAFSLFLVQPFKRYVEIGRVAQINYGKEYGRLVVIVDVIDQNRALVDAPDMVRSQVNFKRLSLTDIKIDIKRVPKKKDLVKAMEDVVSLLFYRLLLLLILSLGYN, encoded by the exons TTCCTCTCCCTCTCTTTTTCACTCTACGCCACTTCTTCTCTTTCATATTGTCGTATTTTAACTGCGTTTTCTCTGTTTCTTGTTCAGCCTTTCAAGAGGTATGTTGAGATCGGGAGGGTTGCCCAAATCAACTACGGCAAGGAATATGGCAGGCTCGTCGTCATTGTCGATGTCATTGACCAGAACAGA GCTCTTGTCGATGCCCCTGATATGGTGAGGTCCCAAGTCAATTTCAAAAGGCTTTCCCTAACCGACATTAAGATTGACATTAAGAGGGTCCCTAAGAAGAAAGATCTTGTCAAAGCCATGGAGGATGTTGTTTCGTTGCTTTTCTATcgattattgttattgttaattttatcattaggttataattga
- the LOC114425725 gene encoding probable L-type lectin-domain containing receptor kinase S.5 encodes MQLPLLVKYQLAAIIFIIISLTKVTCLSFNFSTFERKDEDHLLLNNNSKIFSSAIQVTPDTRAQSIHNYSGRAFYNKPYKLWSQKKNQTASFNTTFVLNIDPQTTPAGGEGLAFILTSDTNLPENSSGEWLGIVNATSNGTSQAGILAVEFDTRNSFSQDGPDNHVGININSINSIKQAPLINTRVNLSSGEHVKIHIQYFNDTLSVFGAMDGASEESMETLLVSPPLNLSNYLQEEVYLGFSASTSNYTQLNCVRSWEFSGVDIADDDNKSLLWVYITVPIVIVIIIIGGMVVFFLYWQRKRHMEMPEDAYPRIEDQIQYSSMAPKKFELRKITKATGEFSPQNKLGEGGFGTVYKGLLDNKEVAVKRVSKNSRQGKQEFVAEVTTIGSLHHRNLVKLTGWCYEKRELLLVYEFMPKGSLDNYLFGDKIFGNNTLEEGCSSTLTWETRHSVIHGVAQALDYLHNGCEKRVLHRDIKASNIMLDSDYNAKLGDFGLARTIQQRNETHHSTKEIAGTPGYMAPETFLTGRATVETDVYAFGVLVLEVVCGRRPGSVYAQDDYKNSIVYWVWDLYGKEKVVGAVDARLKKEEIKEEEVECVLVLGLACCHPNPHHRPSMRTVLQVLNGEAPPPEVPMERPVFMWPAMPPSFKEAEDNSLIQGTLTHFTEFTGR; translated from the coding sequence ATGCAGCTCCCTTTGTTAGTCAAATATCAATTAGCAGCAATCATCTTCATTATAATATCCCTAACCAAAGTTACCTGCTTATCTTTCAATTTCTCTACCTTCGAAAGAAAGGATGAAGATCATTTATTGCTGAACAACAATTCAAAGATATTCTCATCAGCCATCCAAGTGACCCCAGATACGCGTGCACAATCAATACATAATTATTCTGGACGTGCTTTCTACAACAAGCCATACAAACTTTGGAGCCAGAAGAAGAACCAAACTGCTTCCTTCAACACCACTTTTGTGCTCAACATCGACCCCCAAACTACCCCTGCAGGTGGAGAAGGCTTGGCCTTCATCTTAACTTCAGATACCAATCTCCCAGAAAACAGTTCAGGAGAATGGCTTGGTATTGTAAATGCTACTTCCAATGGAACTTCACAAGCTGGGATTCTAGCAGTGGAGTTTGACACAAGAAACAGTTTCTCACAAGATGGCCCTGACAACCATGTTGGCATCAACATAAACAGCATCAATTCCATCAAACAGGCTCCATTAATCAACACTCGGGTCAACCTTTCATCAGGTGAACATGTCAAAATTCACATTCAGTACTTCAATGACACATTATCAGTTTTTGGTGCCATGGATGGAGCTTCAGAAGAATCTATGGAGACCCTTTTGGTATCTCCACCTCTTAATTTATCTAACTATCTTCAAGAAGAGGTTTACCTTGGTTTCTCAGCCTCAACAAGTAACTACACGCAGCTGAACTGTGTAAGATCATGGGAATTCAGTGGTGTTGATATTGctgatgatgataataaaagCCTCTTGTGGGTTTATATCACTGTTCCGATAGTGATTGTTATCATCATCATAGGAGGAATGGTGGTCTTTTTCTTGTATTGGCAAAGGAAGCGCCATATGGAAATGCCAGAAGATGCATATCCCAGGATAGAGGACCAAATTCAATATTCCTCTATGGCTCCAAAGAAGTTTGAGCTaaggaaaataacaaaagcAACAGGTGAATTCAGCCCTCAAAACAAGCTTGGAGAAGGTGGATTCGGAACTGTGTACAAGGGGCTATTGGACAATAAAGAGGTAGCTGTGAAGAGAGTCTCTAAGAACTCACGCCAAGGGAAGCAAGAATTTGTGGCAGAAGTGACAACAATTGGAAGCCTTCACCACAGGAATTTGGTGAAACTCACGGGTTGGTGCTATGAGAAAAGAGAGCTTCTCCTTGTGTATGAGTTCATGCCTAAAGGAAGCCTAGACAATTACCTCTTTGGTGACAAAATTTTTGGTAACAACACCCTTGAAGAGGGGTGTTCTTCAACACTGACTTGGGAAACAAGGCACAGTGTGATTCATGGTGTGGCTCAAGCATTAGACTATCTCCACAATGGGTGTGAAAAGAGGGTTCTTCACAGAGACATCAAGGCCAGCAACATAATGTTGGACTCAGACTACAATGCCAAGTTGGGAGACTTTGGATTGGCAAGAACCATTCAGCAGAGAAATGAAACACACCACTCTACAAAGGAGATTGCAGGGACACCAGGGTACATGGCTCCAGAGACCTTTCTCACAGGAAGAGCAACAGTGGAGACAGATGTGTATGCATTTGGGGTTCTTGTGTTGGAGGTTGTGTGTGGAAGGAGGCCAGGGAGTGTGTATGCACAAGATGACTACAAAAACAGCATTGTGTATTGGGTTTGGGACTTATATGGGAAGGAGAAAGTAGTTGGTGCTGTGGATGCAAGGCTGAAGAAGGAGGAGATTAAAGAGGAAGAAGTGGAGTGTGTTCTTGTTCTTGGCTTGGCGTGTTGCCATCCAAACCCACACCATAGGCCATCCATGAGAACTGTTCTTCAGGTTCTGAATGGGGAAGCACCCCCACCTGAGGTGCCTATGGAAAGACCAGTTTTCATGTGGCCTGCTATGCCTCCATCATTCAAAGAAGCTGAAGATAACTCCCTCATCCAGGGTACACTCACTCACTTCACTGAATTCACTGGCAGATGA